Proteins from a single region of Hemiscyllium ocellatum isolate sHemOce1 unplaced genomic scaffold, sHemOce1.pat.X.cur. scaffold_2866_pat_ctg1, whole genome shotgun sequence:
- the LOC132812663 gene encoding gastrula zinc finger protein XlCGF7.1-like codes for MEKPEESRPVEKWWKCGDEGKGFHFPSALEIHQRIHTGERPFSCPECGKAFSKCSDLLRHQRSHTGERPFNCPKCWKRFTRASHLLRHQRAHTGERPFSCPECGKRFAQASNLLTHRRVHTGERPFSCSECGKAFSNSPNLLRHRQVHTGERPFSCPECGKAFSDFSSLLTHQRSHTGERPFSCPECGKAFNNSSSLLIHQRIHTGERPFSCPECGKAFRHSPNLLRHQRVHTGEKPFSCPECGKAFSNSSNLLTHQRIHTGERPFSCPECGKAFSNSFNLLTHRRVHTGERPFSCPQCGKDFTRSSLLRRHQQVHVG; via the coding sequence atggagaaacctgaggaatcccgccccgtggAGAAATGGTGGAAGTGTGGTGATGAGGGAAAAGGCTTCCatttcccgtctgccctggagattcatcagcgcatccacacaggggagaggccgttctcctgccccgagtgtgggaaggccttcagcaaatgCTCcgacctgctgaggcaccagcgatcccacacaggggagaggcccttcaactGCCCCAAGTGCTGGAAGAGATTTACCCGGgcctcccacctgctgaggcaccagcgggcccacacaggggagaggccgttctcctgcccagagtgtgggaagagatttgcccaggcctccaacctgctgacccaccggcgggtccacaccggggagaggcccttcagctgctcagagtgtggaaaggccttcagcaattcccctaacctgctgaggcaccggcaggtccacactggggagaggcccttcagctgccccgagtgtgggaaggccttcagcgatttctcttccctgctgacccaccagcggagccacactggggagaggcccttcagctgccctgagtgcgggaaggccttcaacaATTCCTCTTCTCTCCTgatccaccagcggatccacactggggagaggccattcagctgcccggagtgtgggaaggccttccgCCATTCCCCCAACCTGCTGAGGcatcagcgggtccacactggggagaagcctttcagctgccccgagtgcgggaaggccttcagtaattcctccaacctgctgacccaccagcggatccacactggggagaggcccttcagctgccccgagtgtgggaaagccttcagcaattccttcaacctgctgacccaccggcgggtccacacgggggagaggcccttcagctgccctcaGTGTGGAAAGGACTTCACTCGCTCCTCCCTCCTCCGGAGGCACCAGCAAGTTCACGTAGGgtga